Proteins found in one Timaviella obliquedivisa GSE-PSE-MK23-08B genomic segment:
- a CDS encoding IctB family putative bicarbonate transporter — translation MNDVLQRIIGGWSHLSLVNLALKPWGESSYLHRGIGSLRSWRQGSWFLRWADSVGAGLAIAIFVTAPFVPTPLIGLLLIACAGYWALLTLSDDAEAGSGITPVHLLIALYWWIATVATGLSPVRSAAIEGWTKLTLYVLLFALMARVLRSPRLRSTLISVYLLVALVVSVAGMRQWIFGAAALATWVDPESTLAGTTRVYSFLGNPNLLAAYLLPAAVFSAAAVFAWKSWIPKALAILMWGINSTCLILTFSRGGWIGFVLAGFVFVMLLVHWFSIYLPRFWQIWALPIVLGATAALLVVAVVAVDPLRDRVASMFSGRDDSSNNFRINVWMAVIEMVKDRPVLGIGPGNDAFNQVYPKYQQAGYTALSAYSVVLEILVETGFVGLSCFLWILVVTLTQGWMQIQRLRQAASREGFWLMAAIATMVGMVGHGMFDTVWYRPQVSTLWWLMLALVTSYHQSRVAPSEQAALTEAT, via the coding sequence ATGAATGATGTTCTACAACGAATCATTGGGGGTTGGAGCCACCTCTCTCTAGTCAACCTGGCTTTAAAGCCCTGGGGAGAGTCGAGCTACTTGCATCGAGGGATTGGCTCGCTGCGAAGTTGGCGGCAAGGGAGTTGGTTTTTACGGTGGGCTGATTCCGTTGGGGCAGGGTTAGCGATCGCCATTTTTGTAACGGCTCCCTTTGTTCCTACTCCTCTCATTGGGCTACTCCTCATTGCCTGTGCCGGATATTGGGCATTATTGACCTTATCAGACGATGCCGAGGCGGGCAGCGGTATTACGCCAGTGCACTTGCTCATCGCTTTGTACTGGTGGATTGCGACAGTTGCAACTGGGCTTTCACCTGTGCGATCGGCGGCTATTGAAGGCTGGACAAAGCTAACGTTATACGTGCTGCTATTTGCTTTGATGGCACGAGTTTTGCGATCGCCCCGTCTCCGCTCTACCCTAATTAGTGTTTACTTACTGGTGGCGCTGGTGGTCAGTGTGGCGGGGATGCGGCAATGGATTTTTGGTGCGGCTGCCCTCGCTACGTGGGTTGATCCTGAATCGACGCTGGCAGGAACCACCCGCGTTTACAGTTTCTTAGGAAATCCCAACCTTCTAGCCGCTTATCTCTTACCTGCGGCTGTGTTTAGTGCCGCCGCAGTCTTTGCTTGGAAGAGTTGGATACCCAAAGCTTTAGCGATTTTAATGTGGGGCATTAACTCTACCTGCCTCATCCTTACCTTTAGCCGAGGCGGATGGATTGGGTTTGTGTTGGCAGGGTTTGTGTTTGTCATGCTGCTAGTACATTGGTTTAGCATTTACTTACCCCGTTTTTGGCAAATTTGGGCGTTGCCCATTGTTTTAGGAGCAACAGCGGCTTTGTTGGTTGTGGCAGTTGTGGCAGTCGATCCCTTGCGCGATCGCGTTGCCAGTATGTTTAGCGGGCGCGACGATAGCAGTAATAACTTCCGCATCAACGTTTGGATGGCAGTTATTGAGATGGTGAAAGACCGTCCTGTGCTAGGAATTGGACCAGGTAATGATGCTTTTAACCAGGTCTATCCTAAGTATCAACAAGCTGGATATACCGCCCTTAGCGCTTACTCTGTTGTTCTAGAAATTTTGGTAGAGACAGGCTTTGTGGGGTTAAGCTGCTTTTTGTGGATTCTGGTGGTGACTCTGACTCAGGGTTGGATGCAAATTCAAAGATTGCGCCAAGCTGCGAGTCGAGAGGGATTCTGGCTCATGGCAGCGATCGCGACGATGGTCGGAATGGTGGGGCACGGCATGTTCGATACAGTCTGGTATCGTCCTCAAGTCAGCACATTATGGTGGCTCA